GGACACGTCGGTCACGTGCGAAAACCACTCGCGCGAGCCGTCCCGGCCTGGCAGGATCCGTCCGTTGCCCCCACTGACCGACCGGAGAGAGCGATGCGCGAGCTCAGCACCGAGGAGATCCGCTCCTCGTTCGTCAACTGCCCCAAGGGCGAGACCAAGCGGATGCACTTCCCGCCGGTCATGCCGCTGCTGGACTGGGAGGACATGGACTTCCTCGGCTGGACCGATCCCAAGGCTCCCAACCGCGCTTACCTCGTGATCGACTCCGGTGAGGACCCGCTCGGGGTCGCCTTGCGGCTACCGACGGGCAACCGCAAGGCGAACTTCTTTAAGTCGATGACCTGCTCGTTCTGCGTGACCGTGCACCCCGCCGGGGGCGTGCGCCTGTTCAGCGCCGCCAAGCCGGGCAAGGCTGGCAAGCAGGGCGACACGGTCGGCCTGTACGTGTGCGCCGACCTCGCCTGCCCGCTCTACGTCCGGGGAAAGCGGGAGTCCGCGCTGATCCAGCCCGCGGAGACCATCACCCGCGAGGAGCGCATCCAGCGCCTGCGCATCAACGTCGACCGCTTCGCGACCACCTTCCTCGGTCACGGGAACTGACCCGGGGCCGAGAAGCCCCTGGTCCGGGAAGTAATAGGTACCGGGCTCAGGACGTGGTGCCGACGGCCTCCGGGGTCTCGGGGGTCTCCGGGGTGAGGAGCTGGCCGGCGGCGAGGTCGCGGTAGAGGTCGTCGCCGTCGACCAGTTCGGCGTGGGTGCCCACCGCGCGGACCGTGCCGGTCTCCATGACGACGATCCGGTCGGCGCTGGTGACCGTGGACAGGCGGTGCGCCACCACGATCACGTTGGTGCTGCGGGCCGCCTCGAGCATGACCGCCTTGAGGGCGCCCTCGTTGGCGGCGTCCAGCTGGGAGGTGGCCTCGTCCATCAACAGCAGACGGGGGCGGCGGAGCAGCGCCCGGGCGATGGCCACGCGCTGGCGCTCGCCCCCGGAGATGGTGACGCCGCGGTGGCCGATCGCGCTGTCCAGGCCGTCGGGCAGGCGCTCGACCAGGTCCGTGAGCCGGGCCGTTCGGACGACCTCCTGGAGTTCGGCCTCGGTGGCGTGCGGCGCGGCCATGGTGAGGTTGGCGCGCAGGGTCCCGTCCAGGACAGGGGCGTCCTGTTCGACGTAGCCGATCTGGGCGCGCAGCGCTTCCAGGGGCCAGTCGCGGACGTCGGTGCCGTCCAGGCGCACGCTGCCGGAGGTGGTGTCGTAGAAGCGCTCGATGAGTGAGAAGACGGTGGTCTTGCCCGAGCCCGAGGGTCCGACCAGGGCGGTCAGGCCCGCCCCGGAGGCCTCGAAGCCCACGCCGTGGTGCACCAGCGGCAGGTCGGGGTGGTAGCGGAAGGTGACGTCGGTGAGGGAGAGCTCGGCGGGGCGGGCGGAGAGGGGTTCGGTGCGGTTGCCTTCGGGGTTCTCCTGGTCCAGGTCGGCGACCTCGTCGATGCGGCGTACGGCGGCCAGGCCGGTCTGGAGCTCGGTGGCCGAGTTCACCAGGGTGATGATGGGTTCCATCAGGTAGAAGAGCAGCAGCAGGAAGGCGATGAGGGTGGACACGTTCATCGTCCCTGCGGCCACCATGCCGCCGCCCACGCCCAGGACCACGAGGAACGAGACGTTGACGGTGAGCGAGGCCAGGGTGCCCGAGAGCGCGGTCCACCCGGCCACGGCCACGCCCTTGCGCCAGGACTCCACTGCGGCGGTGTCCAGGCGTTCGATCTCGGCGCGCTCGGCCGAGGAGGCCTTGACCGTGCGGAAGGCGCCGAAGATCCGTTCCAGGAGCGAGCCCATCTCACCGAGTGAGGCCTGGGCCGCCTGGGTGGCCCGGCCGATCCTCGGCAGGATCACCCCCATGAGGACACCGACCACCAGGATCATTCCCAGGGTGATCAGGAGCAGCACCGGGCTCAGGAACGCCATGATGACGA
This DNA window, taken from Nocardiopsis exhalans, encodes the following:
- a CDS encoding FBP domain-containing protein, with translation MRELSTEEIRSSFVNCPKGETKRMHFPPVMPLLDWEDMDFLGWTDPKAPNRAYLVIDSGEDPLGVALRLPTGNRKANFFKSMTCSFCVTVHPAGGVRLFSAAKPGKAGKQGDTVGLYVCADLACPLYVRGKRESALIQPAETITREERIQRLRINVDRFATTFLGHGN
- a CDS encoding ABC transporter ATP-binding protein, which codes for MEHVALLRQAPKAPLRRLWEYARVHWRMLVLGGVLTFLGGITGLAQPLMAKYVIDALGEGGSVSGPILALLAVVLLGAVIGALGAFVLERTGQSVVLGVRRNLVGRLVRLRVGELDRLKPGDLVSRLTADTTLLRSVATSGITNLFTSTVLLVGAIVIMAFLSPVLLLITLGMILVVGVLMGVILPRIGRATQAAQASLGEMGSLLERIFGAFRTVKASSAERAEIERLDTAAVESWRKGVAVAGWTALSGTLASLTVNVSFLVVLGVGGGMVAAGTMNVSTLIAFLLLLFYLMEPIITLVNSATELQTGLAAVRRIDEVADLDQENPEGNRTEPLSARPAELSLTDVTFRYHPDLPLVHHGVGFEASGAGLTALVGPSGSGKTTVFSLIERFYDTTSGSVRLDGTDVRDWPLEALRAQIGYVEQDAPVLDGTLRANLTMAAPHATEAELQEVVRTARLTDLVERLPDGLDSAIGHRGVTISGGERQRVAIARALLRRPRLLLMDEATSQLDAANEGALKAVMLEAARSTNVIVVAHRLSTVTSADRIVVMETGTVRAVGTHAELVDGDDLYRDLAAGQLLTPETPETPEAVGTTS